From Paenibacillus sp. V4I7, one genomic window encodes:
- a CDS encoding ROK family transcriptional regulator, with translation MSTLKHASHTLLKSINQQKVLHLIYSECPISRVELAGKTGLSQQTVTNIVNRLLEDQVIIEGEPQSLESGSGRKRVPLLLNGSRFSAIGIELSGTSARGAVYNFQHVRLAEAKMKADRYETEEDLLRVIRSVIDKLIGQTPDPTCLKGIGFSVHGLVDSSEGILLRSPGLGWKRIPLAKLLEDEYGLPVFLENDTNLLALNENMGGSLIPSKNNVTLKLGNGIGGAIVVDKLLVTGSSFVAGELGHYKAFMPPYDYECYCGGRGCLTTLASSRGLLRTLGRSVEQFSEAVRAGDPETVQLYEMVRSAIVYAVANIVTLLNPDRVLLTGFMLPVWGDSFVDELKARVMAQVPETCRNVEFLHLTDVEDETALAVGLVLQSVFKIPLDSLSL, from the coding sequence ATGTCCACATTGAAACATGCAAGCCACACGCTGCTTAAATCCATAAATCAGCAGAAGGTGCTGCATCTGATCTATTCGGAATGTCCGATCTCCCGTGTAGAGCTAGCTGGAAAAACCGGACTTAGTCAGCAAACCGTCACCAACATCGTCAACCGCCTTCTCGAGGATCAAGTGATCATCGAAGGCGAACCGCAATCCCTTGAGAGCGGCAGCGGTCGTAAGCGCGTTCCCCTGCTGCTTAACGGTTCCCGATTCAGTGCGATCGGCATTGAATTGTCAGGCACATCGGCACGGGGAGCGGTATATAATTTTCAGCACGTCCGCTTGGCGGAAGCTAAAATGAAGGCAGACCGTTACGAGACCGAAGAGGACTTGCTCCGGGTGATCCGCAGTGTGATTGACAAACTCATAGGCCAGACCCCTGACCCTACCTGCCTGAAGGGAATCGGCTTCAGCGTCCATGGACTCGTTGACTCCTCCGAAGGCATTCTGCTTCGCTCGCCGGGGCTCGGCTGGAAGCGGATACCGCTGGCGAAGCTGCTGGAGGATGAGTACGGGCTGCCCGTCTTTCTGGAGAATGACACCAATCTGCTTGCGCTCAACGAGAATATGGGCGGAAGTCTGATCCCCTCCAAAAACAATGTGACGCTTAAATTAGGCAACGGCATCGGGGGCGCCATCGTCGTAGATAAGCTGCTGGTCACCGGCTCCTCCTTCGTAGCAGGCGAGTTAGGCCACTATAAGGCGTTTATGCCGCCCTACGATTATGAGTGCTACTGCGGCGGCAGAGGATGCCTAACCACTTTGGCATCCTCAAGGGGCTTGCTGCGAACGCTTGGCAGGAGTGTGGAGCAGTTCAGTGAAGCTGTCCGCGCCGGAGACCCCGAGACTGTTCAGCTTTACGAGATGGTGAGGTCAGCGATCGTTTACGCCGTTGCCAATATCGTCACCCTGCTCAACCCGGACCGGGTTCTGCTCACCGGGTTCATGCTGCCGGTATGGGGGGACTCGTTCGTTGACGAACTCAAAGCGCGAGTGATGGCCCAAGTGCCGGAAACGTGCCGGAACGTAGAGTTCCTACATCTCACCGATGTAGAGGACGAGACTGCACTGGCCGTCGGGCTTGTCCTGCAGAGCGTGTTCAAGATCCCGCTTGACAGCTTGTCGCTGTGA
- a CDS encoding ABC transporter substrate-binding protein has protein sequence MRNKFEKLTAFSLAVAMSGSLLAGCTGKTEQPSASQPQNQTKEEVYENGLPKTEKVTLKVGFFMGGYGREWFDYAVKSFQAKYPNVSFDVTASADMKNMIQTKISASNDNDMFDIFNTTPPSGAQGIISLAEAGKLEPFDDLFDRKLPDVPGKAVKELMMPGLAESFTKVKGKVYEFATSSSYGGLFFNKTLFEQKGWNQNPKTWAEFNDLLAKIKADGVAPITFPGVYPNYYDWAFGPAKLFELADIKGNADKVIENYKTYNTPQFTSEENLEHWNRLYELGKKGYFPEGLPALNHTQSQMQVIQGQAAMVSTGSHVENEMKKTTPEDFKWGFMAVPFRDKVEQKLWIRSGITNFQYMWAGKPDLNKKWSKEFILWLMTLDNQQFAAEKAGALPMRKDLIDDATKVVKLSTSAQAILKYIKDNDARSYKPHRTISISDPNLAKANKMMEEATVKIVLGKQDPKPILEEADALLKKAVEAQKK, from the coding sequence ATGAGAAACAAATTTGAAAAGCTTACGGCTTTTAGCCTGGCTGTTGCCATGTCGGGTTCGCTGCTTGCAGGGTGTACAGGAAAAACGGAACAACCTTCCGCAAGTCAGCCTCAGAATCAGACTAAAGAGGAAGTCTACGAAAACGGGCTGCCGAAGACAGAGAAAGTGACGCTGAAGGTCGGTTTCTTCATGGGAGGCTATGGAAGGGAATGGTTCGATTATGCCGTAAAGTCCTTCCAGGCCAAATACCCGAACGTTTCCTTCGACGTTACCGCATCGGCGGACATGAAGAATATGATTCAAACGAAAATTTCAGCAAGCAACGACAACGACATGTTCGACATTTTCAACACGACGCCGCCGTCCGGAGCACAAGGTATCATTTCCCTGGCTGAAGCCGGTAAGCTCGAGCCTTTCGATGATTTGTTCGACAGAAAGCTTCCGGACGTACCGGGCAAAGCAGTGAAGGAACTCATGATGCCGGGCCTCGCCGAATCGTTCACTAAGGTGAAGGGAAAGGTATACGAGTTTGCCACCTCGAGCTCTTACGGCGGATTGTTTTTCAATAAGACGCTGTTCGAACAGAAGGGTTGGAACCAGAATCCGAAGACATGGGCGGAGTTTAACGACCTGCTTGCCAAAATTAAGGCGGACGGCGTGGCGCCGATTACTTTCCCGGGAGTTTACCCTAATTACTATGACTGGGCCTTTGGTCCTGCAAAGCTGTTTGAGCTGGCCGATATCAAAGGAAACGCAGATAAGGTGATCGAAAACTATAAAACTTACAACACACCTCAATTTACGAGTGAGGAAAACTTGGAACACTGGAACCGCCTGTATGAGCTTGGCAAGAAAGGATACTTCCCGGAAGGATTGCCAGCGTTAAACCATACCCAGTCCCAGATGCAGGTGATTCAAGGCCAGGCCGCGATGGTTTCCACAGGAAGCCATGTGGAGAACGAAATGAAGAAGACCACGCCGGAAGACTTCAAATGGGGCTTTATGGCGGTGCCGTTCAGAGATAAGGTGGAGCAAAAGCTTTGGATTCGAAGCGGAATTACTAACTTCCAATACATGTGGGCCGGCAAGCCGGATCTGAACAAGAAGTGGTCTAAGGAGTTCATTCTATGGTTGATGACGCTGGATAACCAGCAGTTCGCCGCAGAAAAAGCGGGCGCCCTCCCGATGAGAAAAGATTTGATTGACGATGCGACTAAAGTCGTGAAGCTTTCCACCTCTGCGCAGGCGATTCTAAAGTATATTAAGGATAACGATGCCCGGTCGTACAAGCCGCATAGAACTATTAGCATTTCCGATCCGAACCTGGCCAAAGCCAATAAGATGATGGAAGAAGCCACGGTAAAGATCGTATTAGGCAAGCAGGATCCGAAGCCGATTCTCGAAGAAGCAGACGCTTTGCTCAAGAAAGCCGTAGAAGCTCAGAAGAAATAA
- a CDS encoding carbohydrate ABC transporter permease, which yields MSEPTVVKDKPSYSGRMGLDKARTQKWIFLIMAVVPPFGGYLLFTLFPNVLSVYYALLDWDGLTDSKFVGLSNFVTAIQDEYVWRALKHNLIFMATVPALVVLISLLLAYLVTYKSYVENEFLKILFFFPNVLSIVVVALLWAFIYDGTYGLLNSGLKLLGIDMNHFYWLGNDSTALWALIPPWVWGGVGLYVIIFVNAMSGIPKSLYESAILEGAGHMTRLFKITLPLILPVVRVSALFLVISTLKTFELILIMTNGGPSGSTDVIGLYMFNLAFGTEYINYGYASAVGMILFVILITAKLLLDKFLPNRGVEY from the coding sequence TTGTCCGAACCTACTGTAGTGAAAGATAAACCCTCTTATTCCGGCCGCATGGGACTGGATAAAGCGCGGACTCAGAAGTGGATTTTTCTCATTATGGCTGTCGTGCCGCCGTTCGGGGGCTATCTGCTATTCACGCTGTTTCCGAATGTTTTATCCGTTTACTATGCGTTATTGGATTGGGACGGGCTCACGGATTCCAAGTTTGTAGGGCTCAGCAACTTTGTTACCGCGATTCAGGACGAGTATGTTTGGCGGGCGCTTAAGCACAACCTTATTTTTATGGCGACGGTACCGGCGCTGGTCGTGCTCATTTCCTTACTGCTTGCTTATCTGGTCACATACAAGAGTTATGTGGAAAATGAGTTCCTGAAAATCCTGTTTTTTTTTCCGAACGTTTTATCGATTGTCGTCGTTGCTCTATTATGGGCGTTCATATATGACGGCACATACGGCCTGCTTAACAGCGGCCTGAAGCTGCTCGGGATCGACATGAACCATTTTTATTGGCTGGGCAACGATAGTACGGCACTGTGGGCGCTGATTCCTCCATGGGTTTGGGGAGGCGTCGGTCTTTATGTCATCATTTTCGTAAATGCTATGTCGGGCATTCCCAAGTCGCTGTATGAATCGGCTATTCTCGAAGGCGCAGGACATATGACGCGGCTATTCAAGATTACGCTGCCGCTCATTCTGCCCGTCGTCCGGGTCAGCGCGCTGTTCCTCGTGATCAGCACGCTCAAGACTTTCGAGCTTATTCTGATTATGACTAATGGCGGCCCGTCGGGTTCTACGGATGTAATCGGTCTCTATATGTTCAACCTTGCTTTCGGTACGGAGTACATCAACTACGGTTACGCATCCGCTGTCGGTATGATTCTGTTCGTCATCTTGATCACGGCCAAACTGCTGTTGGATAAGTTTCTGCCGAACCGGGGTGTAGAGTATTAG
- a CDS encoding carbohydrate ABC transporter permease: MRLKEKKSFMDVVWRLVLYVWALSILFPLVWVFYESLKSNPEFFKDIWSLPKKLQWSNYTTAWTEYGFGRSLLNTLYYVGGSLVVSLFFTTLNAYALTRMEFKGRQLIWGLIMLSLFLPGINALVPQYVIMRELHLTNSLTGLILLSSLGESVFYLMLLGGFMKSLPKDMEESAHIDGASIFQVFWRVIVPLSTPGIVTVAIFKFLGYYNNFMGPFIYLSDPEKYTIAVQMYQANKMMEFTADWVTLFAGVTIAMVPSVIVFMLFQRMIMQGATLGAVKG; the protein is encoded by the coding sequence ATGAGATTGAAGGAAAAAAAGTCGTTTATGGACGTCGTGTGGCGTCTAGTACTATATGTGTGGGCTTTGTCAATCCTGTTTCCGCTAGTGTGGGTGTTCTATGAGTCTCTGAAGTCCAATCCGGAATTTTTCAAGGACATCTGGAGCCTTCCCAAAAAGCTGCAGTGGTCCAATTACACAACAGCCTGGACGGAATATGGCTTCGGTCGTTCGCTGCTAAATACGCTTTATTATGTAGGCGGAAGCCTTGTAGTCAGCTTGTTCTTTACTACACTTAACGCTTATGCCTTGACCCGGATGGAGTTTAAGGGACGGCAGCTGATCTGGGGCCTTATTATGCTTTCCTTGTTCCTGCCAGGGATTAACGCCCTGGTGCCTCAGTACGTGATTATGAGGGAGCTGCATTTGACGAACAGCTTAACGGGGTTAATCTTATTGTCCTCCCTGGGGGAGAGTGTGTTCTATCTAATGTTGCTCGGGGGCTTTATGAAGTCGCTGCCCAAGGACATGGAGGAAAGTGCTCATATCGACGGCGCTTCGATCTTCCAGGTGTTCTGGCGGGTGATCGTTCCCTTGTCCACTCCGGGGATTGTTACGGTTGCGATTTTTAAATTCCTTGGCTACTATAACAACTTCATGGGGCCGTTCATCTATTTGAGCGATCCCGAGAAATACACGATTGCGGTGCAGATGTACCAAGCCAATAAAATGATGGAGTTTACAGCGGATTGGGTTACGTTGTTTGCAGGGGTGACGATTGCGATGGTACCTTCCGTCATTGTGTTCATGCTGTTCCAACGGATGATAATGCAGGGCGCCACTTTAGGTGCGGTTAAGGGTTAA
- a CDS encoding Gfo/Idh/MocA family protein translates to MKIAIIGCGTMGRTHGAEWISMPGIELVGVCDLQEEAARALAGNLETKAYFDFDQMVLEAGPEVIDVCLPTHMHKEFVLRAASHGKHIICEKPIALSPEEADEMAAVSEQHGVRLFIGHVVRFFPSYTDIRRKAAEGVVGKPGVLHTRRMGGNPGIAKTWYANSDISGGVILDLMIHDIDFAQSIFGKAVSVYAMNRRHEGLDYALTTLRFENGGIAHLEGYWGFPGPFTTSVDLAGSGGVIRFNSEDAVSLKMFKANNDLPETPAIRLPKSPSMHNPYYLELAHFVECLRTGAEPDITFADARSALQTGLAAIESAAAGRPVRIQ, encoded by the coding sequence ATGAAGATTGCTATAATCGGCTGCGGTACAATGGGCCGTACTCATGGGGCCGAATGGATTAGTATGCCCGGTATTGAGCTTGTCGGTGTGTGTGATCTGCAGGAAGAAGCCGCCCGGGCGCTTGCCGGGAACTTGGAGACAAAGGCTTATTTCGATTTCGATCAAATGGTGTTGGAGGCGGGTCCGGAGGTTATAGACGTCTGCCTGCCTACTCATATGCATAAGGAATTTGTTCTCAGGGCTGCCAGTCACGGGAAGCATATCATTTGCGAGAAGCCCATCGCCTTGTCGCCCGAGGAAGCGGATGAAATGGCCGCTGTCAGCGAGCAGCACGGAGTACGGCTGTTTATCGGGCATGTGGTACGCTTCTTCCCAAGCTATACCGATATTCGCCGCAAGGCTGCGGAAGGAGTAGTCGGGAAGCCCGGAGTGCTGCATACAAGACGGATGGGCGGCAATCCGGGTATTGCCAAGACTTGGTACGCCAATAGTGACATCAGCGGCGGTGTGATCCTCGACCTGATGATTCACGATATTGATTTTGCCCAAAGCATCTTCGGGAAGGCTGTATCCGTGTATGCAATGAACCGCAGGCACGAGGGTCTCGACTATGCTCTGACTACCCTGCGTTTCGAAAATGGCGGGATTGCGCATCTCGAGGGCTATTGGGGATTTCCAGGACCTTTCACGACTAGCGTGGACCTGGCGGGAAGCGGAGGAGTCATCCGCTTTAATAGTGAGGATGCCGTTTCGCTCAAAATGTTCAAGGCAAATAACGATTTACCGGAGACCCCGGCTATTCGGCTTCCCAAAAGCCCTTCTATGCATAATCCGTATTACCTGGAGCTGGCTCATTTCGTGGAATGCCTGCGGACCGGCGCAGAGCCGGACATAACGTTCGCTGACGCCCGAAGTGCGCTGCAGACGGGCCTTGCCGCGATTGAATCCGCCGCCGCAGGTCGTCCGGTACGTATACAGTGA
- a CDS encoding Gfo/Idh/MocA family protein, which produces MISFAHGHAAGFYRQLQRLPGVKVTGIADDNHARVEPYLQEDAEIRYFADYRELLSSDCDAVVICSENVYHAEHTISAAEAGKHVLCEKPLGLNVEEMEQMVAACEKNGVRLMTAFPCRFLPAVVQAKAAIDRGDIGEVVAVKGSNRGAMPGGWFIDPALSGGGALLDHSVHVMDLLNWMLDSPVMEVYAEAATLFHEIPVDDAGILHVKFANGVIASIDTSWSRTKSFPYWGDVTMEIVGTNGLLSVDAFGQKSEVYSDEKVKAQWSHWGDDMNRSLVQAFIDAIRSNREVPITGKDGLRSAAVAAAAYESVRRGEPVTLDESGRVKA; this is translated from the coding sequence ATGATCAGCTTCGCTCATGGCCATGCTGCCGGCTTCTATCGCCAGCTCCAGAGGCTGCCGGGAGTGAAGGTTACGGGCATAGCGGATGACAACCATGCCCGGGTGGAGCCGTATTTGCAGGAGGATGCCGAAATCCGTTATTTCGCGGATTACCGTGAGCTGCTGAGCAGCGACTGTGATGCGGTGGTCATCTGCTCGGAGAACGTTTATCATGCCGAGCACACGATTTCCGCAGCGGAGGCTGGAAAGCATGTGCTGTGTGAGAAGCCGCTCGGCTTGAACGTGGAGGAAATGGAACAGATGGTAGCTGCCTGCGAGAAGAACGGAGTCCGGCTGATGACGGCGTTTCCCTGCCGCTTCCTCCCTGCAGTTGTGCAGGCCAAGGCAGCGATTGACAGGGGCGACATCGGCGAGGTCGTTGCAGTGAAAGGCTCGAACCGAGGCGCCATGCCGGGAGGCTGGTTCATTGATCCTGCGCTGTCGGGTGGAGGCGCCCTACTGGACCATTCCGTTCATGTCATGGATCTGCTCAACTGGATGTTGGATAGTCCTGTAATGGAGGTGTACGCCGAAGCTGCGACCCTGTTTCATGAGATTCCAGTGGATGACGCCGGAATACTGCACGTGAAGTTTGCAAACGGAGTTATTGCTTCGATCGATACCAGCTGGTCGCGCACGAAGTCCTTCCCTTACTGGGGCGATGTTACGATGGAGATTGTAGGAACGAACGGTCTGCTTTCCGTCGATGCCTTTGGCCAGAAGAGCGAGGTGTACAGCGATGAGAAAGTGAAAGCCCAATGGAGCCACTGGGGAGACGATATGAACCGCAGTCTGGTGCAGGCTTTCATCGATGCAATAAGAAGCAACAGGGAAGTGCCGATTACCGGCAAGGACGGCCTTCGGTCGGCTGCTGTCGCTGCAGCGGCTTACGAGTCGGTTCGCCGGGGTGAGCCGGTTACATTGGATGAAAGCGGACGAGTGAAGGCTTAG
- a CDS encoding ROK family transcriptional regulator gives MTRVTSQQLLKSINQQKVLHLIFNEEPISRVELAELTGLTQQTVTNIVNRLLQEDLVVEGTPIGSSGGRKPVPLTVNVMNMFAIGIELAGKYVRGALHNFRYDLVGEARRPVERYLNEDHILATVCEVIEELLELTPERSRIKGIGLSIQGLVDSKQGIALRLPGLGWGRFPLQERLENKYDMSFYLENDVNLLAINENMHGSLKGSSNNLTLKFDYGIGGAIVADNQLVTGSTFGAGEFGHYKAFTGANAYRCHCGGTGCLTTLASTSGLAVNVGLTLDEFTEGVRAGEPLMAALYETVVTALCLAVSNVITFLNPDHVLMTGKLLEVLGDRLIPAMDERILANVPETCRGVRLSYMRQKPDESALAAGLVMKRVFEVPVNSLSL, from the coding sequence ATGACTAGAGTAACCAGCCAGCAACTGCTCAAATCAATCAATCAGCAAAAGGTGCTGCATCTAATTTTTAACGAAGAACCGATATCACGGGTGGAATTGGCCGAATTAACGGGATTGACCCAGCAAACTGTGACCAACATCGTCAACCGGTTGCTACAGGAGGATCTCGTGGTCGAGGGTACGCCCATCGGAAGCAGCGGAGGCCGCAAGCCGGTTCCGCTGACGGTCAATGTTATGAATATGTTCGCAATCGGCATTGAGCTCGCTGGCAAATATGTCAGGGGGGCTTTGCACAATTTCCGCTACGATCTTGTAGGCGAAGCCAGGCGACCTGTCGAGCGCTACTTGAACGAAGATCACATTCTTGCGACTGTGTGCGAGGTGATCGAGGAGCTTTTGGAGCTAACGCCGGAACGAAGCAGGATCAAGGGGATCGGCTTGAGCATACAAGGGCTGGTGGATTCCAAACAGGGGATCGCCCTGCGGCTGCCCGGATTAGGATGGGGCCGGTTTCCTTTGCAGGAGCGATTGGAGAATAAGTACGATATGTCCTTCTACCTGGAGAACGACGTTAATTTATTGGCGATCAACGAAAATATGCATGGCAGCCTTAAGGGCTCGTCGAACAATTTAACGCTGAAATTCGATTACGGCATAGGCGGCGCCATTGTAGCCGATAATCAGTTGGTAACCGGGTCCACGTTCGGAGCAGGGGAGTTCGGGCATTACAAGGCATTCACTGGCGCGAACGCTTACCGCTGCCACTGCGGGGGAACCGGCTGCTTGACTACGCTTGCCTCTACAAGCGGACTGGCAGTGAATGTCGGTTTGACGCTGGATGAGTTCACTGAAGGCGTTCGCGCCGGAGAGCCACTGATGGCGGCGCTGTACGAAACCGTTGTGACCGCACTCTGTTTGGCCGTAAGCAATGTGATCACGTTTCTTAACCCCGACCATGTGTTGATGACGGGGAAGCTGCTGGAAGTTTTGGGCGATCGGCTGATCCCGGCCATGGACGAGCGGATTCTAGCGAACGTGCCGGAAACATGCCGTGGCGTGCGACTAAGTTACATGCGGCAGAAACCGGACGAATCAGCTCTGGCCGCAGGCTTGGTGATGAAGCGCGTATTTGAAGTGCCTGTCAACAGCCTGTCGCTGTAA
- a CDS encoding Cof-type HAD-IIB family hydrolase has translation MSEYKLLALDMDGTLLTDDKQVTEETKKWIWKAVDHGVTVMFATGRGMQTVSSFWQELELDSPMVLLNGAEIWEGPNQLMARTHLPRETVRRLHELALREDAHYWGYSVESLSGQGNWSEELFEMDWMKFGMKHDDLGVVARIREELLSWGELEITSSAPVNVEISVKGITKESGVREVCRLLGIEMAQVLAVGDSENDISMLRSAGLGVAMGNAEEQVKAIADAVTMSNNEDGVAKAVQKFIFGLDIAEFRSIV, from the coding sequence ATGTCTGAATATAAATTGTTGGCTTTGGATATGGACGGTACGCTGCTTACCGACGATAAGCAGGTGACGGAAGAAACGAAGAAGTGGATCTGGAAAGCTGTGGACCATGGGGTAACCGTGATGTTCGCTACAGGCCGGGGGATGCAGACCGTAAGCTCTTTTTGGCAGGAGCTGGAGCTCGATTCGCCTATGGTTCTGTTGAACGGAGCGGAGATTTGGGAAGGGCCGAACCAGTTAATGGCTCGCACCCATTTGCCCCGCGAAACAGTTCGCCGGCTGCATGAGCTGGCTCTCCGGGAAGATGCGCATTACTGGGGATATTCCGTGGAGAGCCTGTCTGGCCAGGGCAATTGGAGCGAAGAGCTGTTCGAAATGGATTGGATGAAATTCGGCATGAAGCATGACGATTTGGGGGTAGTGGCGCGTATCCGCGAGGAGCTGCTCAGCTGGGGCGAGCTGGAGATTACCTCTTCCGCTCCGGTCAATGTGGAAATCTCCGTCAAGGGGATCACGAAGGAAAGCGGCGTACGGGAGGTTTGCCGGCTGCTCGGCATCGAAATGGCACAGGTCTTGGCGGTCGGCGACAGCGAGAATGATATTTCGATGCTACGATCGGCTGGGCTTGGTGTGGCGATGGGCAACGCCGAGGAGCAGGTCAAGGCGATCGCTGATGCCGTCACGATGTCCAACAACGAGGACGGCGTCGCCAAGGCGGTGCAAAAATTTATTTTTGGTCTGGACATAGCCGAGTTCCGTTCAATTGTATAA
- a CDS encoding glycerophosphodiester phosphodiesterase, whose translation MLINKPMIIAHRGAKGMAPENTRVAFQLGLSQGCEGIELDVHLTADDEIVVCHDMTLDRTTDGKGLIAEKSLSEIKTYDAGFWFGDEFKGETVPTLDEVFDLVPDSIMINVEIKYSYDGRMEHKIVEILRRRNRLNNVIVSSFDHKCVRRIKQMESEAKIGLLYQSKLLDPTAYARSFDVEVYSLHPYFEMLDAEDVLNATESGLYVYPYTANEVNDLLHLTGLGVSGIITNFPGRLKDLLQTQDSK comes from the coding sequence ATGCTTATAAACAAACCGATGATTATTGCACACCGTGGGGCCAAAGGAATGGCCCCAGAGAATACACGCGTTGCTTTCCAGCTTGGGTTAAGCCAGGGATGCGAAGGGATTGAGCTTGACGTTCATTTGACCGCCGACGATGAAATTGTCGTTTGTCATGATATGACGTTGGACCGGACTACAGACGGGAAAGGCCTGATAGCGGAGAAAAGCTTATCGGAAATCAAAACCTATGATGCTGGTTTCTGGTTTGGCGATGAGTTCAAAGGGGAGACTGTGCCGACTTTGGACGAAGTCTTTGATCTAGTACCTGATTCCATCATGATTAACGTGGAAATCAAATACTCCTATGATGGCAGAATGGAGCATAAGATAGTTGAAATTCTGCGTAGACGTAACCGTTTGAATAATGTCATCGTTTCATCTTTCGACCATAAGTGTGTCAGAAGGATCAAACAAATGGAATCGGAAGCCAAGATCGGTCTTTTGTATCAATCGAAATTACTTGATCCTACCGCATACGCACGCAGTTTTGATGTGGAAGTGTACTCGCTTCATCCTTACTTTGAAATGCTGGATGCCGAGGATGTGCTGAACGCGACAGAGAGCGGGCTTTATGTCTACCCTTATACGGCTAATGAAGTAAATGATCTGCTGCATCTAACTGGGCTTGGGGTTTCGGGTATTATTACGAACTTCCCTGGAAGATTAAAAGATTTGTTGCAAACGCAGGATTCCAAGTGA
- a CDS encoding LacI family DNA-binding transcriptional regulator, whose protein sequence is MSKEKITIQYIADSLGLSRNTVSKALNGSESIPAETRNKVLKRAIELNYKQFALIDTDTLTTKNTGNIALLTSNMPSNSHFGASSLSGLEKKISSDGFNLSIHIVRESDIDSLVLPNNFDTKKVDGIVCIELFDKKYTQLISSLGIPAIFIDSTVDIFYSELQADIILMENEQSTYYLTKKLIDNGYTSIGFIGDYNHCKSFNERWVGFNRALLDSHLQLDPLFCIVEEDRYVADPKWLENRLENMKNLPSAFVCANDFIAINVMRILKNKNVQIPEDIVISGFDNSPESQIVEPHLTTVHIFREEIGILAAEILLSRVENPLKPPQITHVQTKPIFRESTGKLNES, encoded by the coding sequence ATGAGTAAAGAAAAAATCACCATACAATATATCGCGGACTCCTTGGGGTTATCCAGGAATACCGTTTCTAAAGCTCTTAACGGGAGTGAAAGTATTCCTGCAGAAACAAGAAATAAGGTATTAAAACGTGCGATTGAGTTAAATTATAAACAGTTTGCTCTTATAGATACGGATACGTTAACCACCAAAAATACGGGTAACATTGCACTTTTAACATCAAATATGCCGAGCAATAGTCATTTTGGCGCTTCATCGCTAAGCGGGCTTGAGAAAAAAATCAGTTCCGATGGCTTTAATTTATCCATTCACATTGTTCGGGAATCGGATATTGATTCGTTAGTACTGCCTAATAATTTCGATACTAAAAAAGTGGATGGTATCGTTTGTATTGAGCTATTTGACAAGAAGTACACCCAATTAATCAGTTCTTTGGGAATCCCCGCCATTTTTATAGATTCCACAGTGGATATCTTTTATTCCGAACTTCAAGCAGATATTATTTTAATGGAAAACGAACAAAGCACTTATTATCTGACAAAGAAATTAATTGATAATGGTTATACAAGCATAGGTTTTATTGGCGATTACAATCATTGTAAAAGTTTTAATGAAAGATGGGTTGGATTTAATCGGGCATTACTAGACTCTCATTTGCAGCTTGACCCTTTGTTTTGCATAGTTGAAGAAGATCGATATGTTGCGGATCCTAAATGGTTGGAGAATCGGTTGGAGAATATGAAAAACCTTCCGTCCGCATTTGTTTGTGCGAATGATTTTATTGCCATTAACGTGATGAGGATATTAAAAAATAAAAATGTACAAATACCAGAAGATATTGTTATCAGCGGTTTTGATAACTCTCCTGAGTCGCAGATTGTAGAACCTCATTTAACAACCGTCCATATATTCCGAGAAGAAATTGGAATCCTGGCCGCTGAAATATTGTTGTCCAGGGTCGAGAACCCTCTCAAGCCTCCTCAAATTACTCACGTTCAAACGAAGCCGATATTTCGTGAATCTACGGGTAAGTTAAACGAATCGTAA